GCGGGGTCGTCGACCCCGCGATCGAGGGCGGCGTCGAGCGTGGCGAGCATCACCGGTGTGTCGAGGTCGTTCGCGAGGGCGGCGCGCAGCTGCTGCAGCACCGCGGTCGCGGAGGCGAGGTCGTCGCCGCCGCGCTCGAGCCCCTCGCGCCACGCCTCGAGCCGGCGGTTCGCGGTCTCGAGGTCGGCGTCGTGCCACTCCCACTCGGAGCGGTAGTGGTGCGCGAGCAGCCCGAGGCGGATCGCGGACGGGTCGGCCGGCACCCCCGCGCAGGCGCCGTGCGTGCCGTCGAGCAGCTTCGACACGAAGACGAGATTGCCGCGCGACTTCGACATCTTGTGCCCCTGGTAGGCGACGAGGCCCGCGTGGCAGTAGGCGTGCGCGAGGGGCGTGCCCGAGATGGCGGTGGCGTGTGCCGCGGTGAACTCGTGGTGCGGGAAGACGAGATCGGACCCGCCGCCCTGCACCGTGAACGCGCCGCCGAGGGCTCTCGTCGCGATCACCGAGCACTCGATGTGCCAGCCGGGCCGGCCCTCGCCGACGGGGCTCTCCCAGCTCGGCTCGCCCGCGCGAACCGCCCGCCACAGCAGCGGATCGAGCGGGTTGCGCTTGCCCGCGCGCTGCGGGTCGCCGCCGCGCTCTGCGCTGAGCTGCAGCATCGTGCCGTGGTCGTAGGGTGCGACGTCGCCGAGCCGCCACTGCGACTCCCGCTCGGCCGCATCGGTGTCGAAGTAGATGTCGTCGCCCTCGGAGTCAACGGTCGGCACCGAGTAGGCGAGACCGCGCTCGACCAGCTCGCGCACGGCGGCGGCGATCTCGTCGATCTGCTCGGTGACCGCGACGTAGTGCTCGGGCGGGATCATGCCCATGCGGTGCATGTCGGAGCGGAAGAGCCCGATCTGCTCGTCGGCGAGCGAGCGCCAGTCGACGTCGGTCGAGGCGGCGCGCTCGAGCAGCGGATCGTCGACGTCGGTGATGTTCTGCGCGTAGACCGTCTCGATGCCGGCGTCGCGCCAGGCGCGCTGCATGATGTCGAACGCGAGGTAGGTGAACGCGTGGCCGAGGTGGGTCGCATCATAGGGGGTGATGCCGCACACGTAGAGCAGCGCGCGCCCCTCGGAGATGGCGGGGTACTCGAAGCGCCCGGTGGCGGTGTTGTACAGCTTGGGCGTGAGGCCGGCGCCGGGCAGTTCGGGCAGCTCGGGAGGGGTCCAGGTTCTCATCGGATCGCCCCCGCGGTCGCTACGTCGGCCACTGATGCGACGGCGGTGCCGCCCTCGGCGGTGAGCACGCCGGTGCTCAGCAGCACGATGATCGCGATGCCGAGCAGCACCCGGTAGATCACGAAGGGCAGGAAACTGCGCTTCGAGATGTACTTCATGAACACGCCGATCACCACGAGGGCGATCACGAACGCCACTGCGGTGGCGATGGCGGTGAGGCCCATCGGGGTGTCGCCCTCGGGGGCTCGGAGGGCTTTGAGGAGCTGGTAGAAGCCCGAGCCGAGCACGGCGGGGATGGCGAGCAGGAAGGAGTAGCGCGTCGCGGCCTCGCGGGTGTAGCCCATGAAGAGGCCGGCCGTGATGGTGCCGCCGGAGCGGGAGACGCCCGGGATCAGCGCGAGCGACTGGGCGAAGCCGAAGACGAGGCCGTGCTTCCAGGTGAGCTTCTCGAGCGGCCTCGTCTTGCGCCCGGCCCAGTCGGCGGCGCCGAGCAGTAGACCGAAGACGATGAGCGTGATCGCCGTGAACCAGAGCGAGCGCAGCGTCGTCTCGATCTGGTCCTGGAACAGCAGGCCGAGCACCACGATGGGGATCGTGCCGATGATGATCCAGCACCCCATCAGGGCGTCGGGGTCGGTGCGGGCCGCCTTGCCGGTGAGCGACTGGAACCAGCGGCCGATGATGCGGACGATGTCGCGCCAGAAGAACACGATGACCGCCGCCTCGGTGCCGATCTGGGTGATCGCGGTGAAGGCGGCGCCGGCGTCGCCGATGCCGAGCAGCTCGCTCGCGATGCGCAGGTGAGCGCTCGACGAGATCGGCAGGAACTCGGTGAGACCCTGCAGGATGCCCAGCAGGATCGCGTCGAAGAAGCCCATCATGTCCTTTCGTGGCGGATGGAAGCGTGCGGCCGTCGCGGGCCGCCGTCCAGGATAGCCCAGGGTCGCGGCGAAACCCCGTGACGCCCCGGTCGGGCGCGAGTGCGAACCGCGGTCGCAGCCGGCTCGGCCGGGAGGACCGGCGTCAGTAGGTGCGCAGCAGGTCGACGAGCACTCGGTGCCCGAAGTCGAGGGCGTCGAGGGGCACCCGCTCGTCGACGCCGTGGAACATGCCGGGGAAGTCGAGGTCTGCGGGCAGGCGCAGGGGCACGAACCCGTAGCCCGCGATGCCGAGGCGTGACAGCGCCTTGTTGTCGGTGCCGCCGGAGAGCAGGTAGGGCAGCACGCGCGCGTCGGGGTCGGCGCGGCGCAGGCTCTCGGTCATGGCGTCGACGACCTCGCCGGCGAAGGGCACCTCGAGACCGATGTCGGTGCGCACCGTCTCGATCTCGATGTCCGGGCCGACGATGCGCTGCACCTGCGCGAGCACGTCTCCCTGCTCGGAGGGCAGGGAGCGCACATCGACGAGCGCTTCGGCGGTGTCGGGGATGACATTGTGCTTGTAACCCGCGGTGAGCACGGTCGGGTTGCTCGTGTTGCGCAGGCTGGCCTGGATGAAGCCGCCGCCCTTGCCGAGCCGCAGCACGAGCTCGTCGGGCGCCACCTCGTGCGGGTCTTCGCCGAGGATCGCCGCGAGGTGGTCGATGAGGTCGCGCGTGGTGTCGCAGAGGGTGACGGGCCATTCGTGCCGCCCGAGCGCCGCGATGGCCTCGGCGAGACGGGTGAGGGCGTTGTCATGCCAGACGCGCGAGCCGTGGGCGGCGGTGCCCCGGGCGCGCAGGCGGATCCAGTCGAGCGCCTTCTCGCCGGTCTGGATGAGGTAGGCGCGCGTGCCGGCCACGTCGATGGAGTAGCCGCCGACCTCGCTGATCGCGGTCTCGGCCCCTGAGAAAAGCTCGGGGTGGTGCTCGACGAGGTGGTGCGAGCCGTAGACGCCGCCGTTCTCCTCGTCGGCGAAGAAGGCGAGGATGACCTCGCGCCGGGGCCGCTCCCCCGAGCGCAGCAGCTCGGCCACCGCCGTGAGCATCATCGCGTCCATGTCTTTCATGTCGACCGCGCCGCGCCCCCACAGCATGCCCCCTGCGATGACGCCGGCGAACGGATCGACGCTCCACCCGGCGGGGTCTGCCGGCACGACGTCGAGGTGACCGTGCAGCACCAGGGCGGGCAGGCCGGGTTCGGCTCCGGGCACGCGCGCGACGACGCTGGCCCGGCCCGGCAGCGACTCGAAGATCTGCGGCTCGAGCCCCAGATCGCGCAGGTACGTCGCGACGTACTCGGCGGCGGGCAGCTCGGGCTCGGCGTCTCCGCCTCCGCGGTTGGTGGTGTCGATGCGGATGAGGTCGCGCGCGACGCGCGCGGTCTCGGAGAGCTGGGGGTCGGTGGTCTCGCTGCTCATGCCTCCAGGGTACCGGGAGCCCGCGACACGGCGCCGGCGGATGACGCCGGGAGACACTCGCGGCGCTACTATTTCCGTAATGAGAATCGTTACGCCTATCAAGCTCGTCGCGTTCACGGTGCTCGCGCTCGTGGCGGCCGCGACCGCCTGGGGCCTCATCGCCCTCTGGCCCGACTACGACCAAGTCGCCAAGACCGCGGACCGCGCACCCCTCGTCGCGGAGGGCACCACCTTCGAGACGGGCGAACTGCTCGCGGTGACCGAGGGCTGCGCCGAAGTCGACGGCAGCACGGCCGACGACTGCCTGACCTTCTCGATCGGCATCCGCAGCGGCGACGACGCCGGGCACGTCGTCGACATCACCGCTCGAGGAGCCGTCACCCGGGCCGGTCTGCAACCCGGGGACCGTCTCGAGCTCATGGCCTATCCGCACGCGCCCGTCGCCGAGACCCGCTACCAGCTCGCGAACCAGTACAGCGTGTCGGGCGTGTTCCGCGGCCTGCCGCTCGCGATCCTCGCGCTCGTCTTCGTCGCGGTCGTGATCGCGGTGGGCAGGCTCAGAGGCCTGCTCGCCCTCCTCGCGCTCGGGATCAGCGCGGCCGTGATCCTCGCCTTCCTGCTGCCCGCGCTCGTGGCCGGCTCCCCCGGCCTGCTCGTCGGGGTCATCGCGTCGAGCGCGATCATGTTCACGATCCTCTACCTGGTACACGGCTTCAACATGCGCACCACCTCGGCGCTCGTCGGCACACTCTGCGGCATCGCGATCATGGCCGGCGTCTCGCTGATCGCCGCCCAGGCGACGCGCCTCAGCGGCATCGGCGACGAGGCCTCGGGCACGCTCGCGGGTGTGGTCGAGCACATCGACTTCCGAGGACTGCTCAGCTGCTCCGTCATCATCGCCGGGCTCGGGATCCTCAACGACGTCACGATCACCCAGGCGTCGTCCGTGTGG
The genomic region above belongs to Leucobacter muris and contains:
- the mshC gene encoding cysteine--1-D-myo-inosityl 2-amino-2-deoxy-alpha-D-glucopyranoside ligase, with the translated sequence MRTWTPPELPELPGAGLTPKLYNTATGRFEYPAISEGRALLYVCGITPYDATHLGHAFTYLAFDIMQRAWRDAGIETVYAQNITDVDDPLLERAASTDVDWRSLADEQIGLFRSDMHRMGMIPPEHYVAVTEQIDEIAAAVRELVERGLAYSVPTVDSEGDDIYFDTDAAERESQWRLGDVAPYDHGTMLQLSAERGGDPQRAGKRNPLDPLLWRAVRAGEPSWESPVGEGRPGWHIECSVIATRALGGAFTVQGGGSDLVFPHHEFTAAHATAISGTPLAHAYCHAGLVAYQGHKMSKSRGNLVFVSKLLDGTHGACAGVPADPSAIRLGLLAHHYRSEWEWHDADLETANRRLEAWREGLERGGDDLASATAVLQQLRAALANDLDTPVMLATLDAALDRGVDDPALIAAAVDALLGVKL
- a CDS encoding undecaprenyl-diphosphate phosphatase; its protein translation is MGFFDAILLGILQGLTEFLPISSSAHLRIASELLGIGDAGAAFTAITQIGTEAAVIVFFWRDIVRIIGRWFQSLTGKAARTDPDALMGCWIIIGTIPIVVLGLLFQDQIETTLRSLWFTAITLIVFGLLLGAADWAGRKTRPLEKLTWKHGLVFGFAQSLALIPGVSRSGGTITAGLFMGYTREAATRYSFLLAIPAVLGSGFYQLLKALRAPEGDTPMGLTAIATAVAFVIALVVIGVFMKYISKRSFLPFVIYRVLLGIAIIVLLSTGVLTAEGGTAVASVADVATAGAIR
- a CDS encoding M20/M25/M40 family metallo-hydrolase, which translates into the protein MSSETTDPQLSETARVARDLIRIDTTNRGGGDAEPELPAAEYVATYLRDLGLEPQIFESLPGRASVVARVPGAEPGLPALVLHGHLDVVPADPAGWSVDPFAGVIAGGMLWGRGAVDMKDMDAMMLTAVAELLRSGERPRREVILAFFADEENGGVYGSHHLVEHHPELFSGAETAISEVGGYSIDVAGTRAYLIQTGEKALDWIRLRARGTAAHGSRVWHDNALTRLAEAIAALGRHEWPVTLCDTTRDLIDHLAAILGEDPHEVAPDELVLRLGKGGGFIQASLRNTSNPTVLTAGYKHNVIPDTAEALVDVRSLPSEQGDVLAQVQRIVGPDIEIETVRTDIGLEVPFAGEVVDAMTESLRRADPDARVLPYLLSGGTDNKALSRLGIAGYGFVPLRLPADLDFPGMFHGVDERVPLDALDFGHRVLVDLLRTY
- a CDS encoding YibE/F family protein produces the protein MRIVTPIKLVAFTVLALVAAATAWGLIALWPDYDQVAKTADRAPLVAEGTTFETGELLAVTEGCAEVDGSTADDCLTFSIGIRSGDDAGHVVDITARGAVTRAGLQPGDRLELMAYPHAPVAETRYQLANQYSVSGVFRGLPLAILALVFVAVVIAVGRLRGLLALLALGISAAVILAFLLPALVAGSPGLLVGVIASSAIMFTILYLVHGFNMRTTSALVGTLCGIAIMAGVSLIAAQATRLSGIGDEASGTLAGVVEHIDFRGLLSCSVIIAGLGILNDVTITQASSVWELRAAAPAMPRHEVYASAMRIGRDHIASTVYTVFFAYVGAALGVLILLYLYDRPLLSLLTHEDIAIEVVRTLCGSIGLVLAVPITTWAAVCFAPPPSTTAAASPAETAPSV